The window CCGTAGCGCGTCCCGGAAAATTGGCAAGCAGGGGCGAAAGGCGCACGAAAGGTTCCGGCCAGCCAAGCGGTTTTGCAGCGTTCATGGGCGTCTAGATTGGTTGCGGTCGCGAGAGGACCGCGAAATCCGTACGGGGCGTGGTTTCAAATATATGCACAGAAACGCCGTCACATATTAACCAATCTCGCCACACAGAGAGCAAATATCGCCGTATTTCAGGGTGACGGGCCTTTGGAAACGCCCGCGCCTGTCATGCCGCACATTGCGATAAGTGCTGTATTGCGGCTGCCCGCTGGATCGAAACGTCCGGGGGTAGCTCGCAATCGGCAACCCGAGCTCGCATAGCCTAACTGTGGCTTTGTCAGCCAGTGCAGACCGAGCAGACCTAGGGTATGACATCGCGGCTGTCTCGACCTTCACCGCCATCGCGTTTGGGGTCGCCGCAACGCTGATCGGGCTGGCCGTGCATCCGCTGGCGCTGGCATCCCTGCTGCCCCTACCGGCATCTGGCGTCAGGCTGCTGGCAATCGTCGCCGCCCTGATGATCCTCGGGCCGCTGATCTGGGCCTCGTTCACGCGGCGGCGGCTGAAAATCGGCCGTTTCGAGTTGCACGCGCCATCGCCCAGGCTGCTGGCCGTCATGGTTTTCGGATCCGGGCTTTGGATGTCCCTGTCAGCCCTGCTGCCCCCCGTCAGCCCGATTGCGGCAATTTACCCATCCGCGTCGGCAGGCACCTGGCGGGGGTGCGATGCTATCGGGCAAAACGGCGCTGCTCGTTTTCTGCCCTGACAAAGATGGGCCATTCCGTATCTTCATACGCGATTGTTCAGAGTATAGGATGCAAAGGGACAGTTAGGCAGGTACCCTCATGATCGTCAGCCCACCCCTGCACAAGGACGGCACTGCGACCGTTGGCGATGCGCTGCTGCAGACCGTGCGGTTCGATATCATCCGCGGGCAATTGCTGCCAAACCAACGGCTGCGGCTGGAGAAGATGCGCGAAGCCTATGGTGCCAGCGTCACCACCCTGCGCGAAATGCTGAACCGGCTGGTCGCCGAAGGCTTTGTCGTGGCCGAAGGGCAGCGGGGTTTCGAGGTGGCCGCGATCAGCATGGCCGAGCTGCGTGAGTTGGCCGAAATGCGGACCATGCTGGAATGCCATGCGCTGGACAGGTCGATCTCGCTTGGCTCACTGGAATGGGAGGCTGGCGTCGTCTCAGCCCATCACATGCTGCACTCGGTCGAAAACGGGTTGATCGGCGGCGAGACAAGCGCGGTCGAGACATGGGTGCAATACGACTGGAATTTCCACAGCGCCACCGTTGCGGCCTGCGATATGCCGGCGCTGATCGCCACGCATACCAACATCTTTGGGCGCTATATCCGCTATCACCTGCTGGCGTTGGATTTTCGCGGCGCGGCGGTGGCCAGGGATCACGAAAAGCTGCGTGATCTGGTCATATCGCGGCAAATTGATCCTGCCGTCACCCTGCTAAAGGCGCATATCCGCGCCGGAATGGATCACATCATCGCCTCGGGCAAAATCCCGGCCTAAGCGGCGGCGCGATCCGCCACCATGTCACGCAGCAACTGCACGGCATAGCCGTAGCCCCTTGCGCCGGTGCCCGCCATCACCGCGGTCGCAACGGGCGATACCAGCGAGCGGTGATAGATCGGTTCGCGCTTGTGGACATTGCTGATGTGAAACTCGATCAGCGGATGGGGATACATCTTCAGCGCGTCCATCACCGGGACCGAGGTAAAGGTCAGCCCGGCCGGGTTGATCAACAGTGCCGAGCTGTCATCAATTGCCTCGTGAATCCAGTCGATCAGCTGAAACTCGGCATTGGTCTGGCGAAAGACCAGCGCTGTATCGCCGGCGGCCTCGCGGCAGATCTGTTCCACCTGAGCCAGCGTCGTATGGCCATAGATCTCGGGCTCTCGCAGGCCAAGGCGGTTGAGGTTGGGGCCGTTCAGGACATGGATCGGTTTGGTCATGGTTTCGCTCATCCGTTATAGCCGAACTGCCGGGGCAGCCACAAAGACAGGTCGGGCAGCATGGTGATCAGCAGCAGCGCCACCAGTAACGCGGCCAGGAAAGGCAGGATCTCGCGCACGATGCGGCGCAATGGGCTGCCCGAGATATTGCTCATCACGAACAGCAACAACCCATAGGGCGGGGTGATCAGCCCCAGCATGACGTTGACCACGCAAACGACGCCGAAATGCACCAGATCAACGCCCAGGGCATTGGCGGTCGGGATCAGTACCGGCACGATGATCAGCAGGATCGTGGTACCCTCGAGCAGGCAGCCCAGCACCAGCAAAAGCAGGTTCACGAGCAGCAGAAAGGCCAGCGGCGACAGGTCAAAGCCGGTCAGCCAGGCGCTGAGCGTTGCGGGGATGTTTTCGACCGTGACGACATAGTTGAACACCATCGCACCGGCGATCAGCATC is drawn from Paracoccus tegillarcae and contains these coding sequences:
- a CDS encoding GntR family transcriptional regulator, whose amino-acid sequence is MIVSPPLHKDGTATVGDALLQTVRFDIIRGQLLPNQRLRLEKMREAYGASVTTLREMLNRLVAEGFVVAEGQRGFEVAAISMAELRELAEMRTMLECHALDRSISLGSLEWEAGVVSAHHMLHSVENGLIGGETSAVETWVQYDWNFHSATVAACDMPALIATHTNIFGRYIRYHLLALDFRGAAVARDHEKLRDLVISRQIDPAVTLLKAHIRAGMDHIIASGKIPA
- a CDS encoding type II 3-dehydroquinate dehydratase, coding for MTKPIHVLNGPNLNRLGLREPEIYGHTTLAQVEQICREAAGDTALVFRQTNAEFQLIDWIHEAIDDSSALLINPAGLTFTSVPVMDALKMYPHPLIEFHISNVHKREPIYHRSLVSPVATAVMAGTGARGYGYAVQLLRDMVADRAAA